The Myotis daubentonii chromosome 1, mMyoDau2.1, whole genome shotgun sequence genome includes the window CATGGAACGCCCAAGTGAAAAGCCCATGGGGTGATTGACCCTGTTGTGTTTGGAGTCCAGATAGAGGTCTACTTAGAAATATAGATTTGAGAAGCATAAGCTATGAGAAAGGTGGTGGTGAAGGCAGGCTGGATAGGCTTCAGAGCCCAGAAGAAAAAGAGGTACTCCTTCCTCTGGGATGGGAGAGTTGACAAGTTAGGAACATAACCAgcccagaaggaaaggggaagtCTGGGAGCTATGATGTTTTGTAGGAGAATCACAGTATTTAGAACTAGAAGGGACTCCAAGATCATCATATCTAATTgtagagaaagaaacaaaggacTGGGGAAGTTGTCATTTGCCTTCCTAATATTACATTATTCTTTGAAGAACTGGAACCAGACCCAGAACTGATTCCAGCCCAGTTCTCTCCAAAAAGGATtggagataaatgaaataatagattGTCATCACCTTCCCAATCTGGCAGCTTCCATGTATTGATATTCTGTTCCAGGTACTATTCTTAGCACTTTACATACACAGTCTCATTTTATATTCACAATGACCCTATGATGTAAACATTATTATCatctccatcctatataataaaaggctaatatgcaaattgtcctcacGGGCAGGAGTTCCACTAACCAGTTTGACTTACTGGGAGTTAGATgtgcattgaccatcagggggtggcacagaagaTGGCGGGCATCGGTGAcacggtgctggcagcaggcagcagtggaggcacttcTGGCCCCGATGGACCCCTATGgaccccaatgggccccaatgagagcagcACAGCGAccagtggcagggggcggggccggcgatcaggtggcaccaggccaagcaggtgcaagcaggggccctgATCATCCTGCTGgtagccctgattgccggccaggcctagggaccctacttgtgcatgaattttgtacactgggtctctagtctatatatataaaagcctatgccACTGTTCCACCATTTGACAGgtagttatgatgcacactgactaccagggagcagatactcaacgcacaggcatggaaacattgaacagactgattaatctcagagggaagggggaggtgggagggcgggaagagattaacctaagatcttatatgcatagtagaggcctggtgcatggattccctggcctgtggggattgggacGAAACCGGCAGCccaacaccccctgaggggtcttggattgcaagagggcacaggccaggccaaggaactctccagtgcacaaatccatgcactgggcctctagtttttaaataaaattctctgtagaggtcaagtaacttgcaAGAGGCAGAGGTGGAAATTAAACATAGAACTACTTAACTCCAAAGCTTGTTCTTTCACTctcaccctatctaataaaagagaaaaatggtaattggcgtacgacgatacccttttcattggctaatcagggctatatgcaaattaagtgccaactatgattggcagttaactgccaactatgattggcagttaactgccaactatgattggcagttaactgccaactatgattggcagttaactgccaactaagattggcagttaactgccaactaagattggcagttaagtGCCAACAAGattgcggttaatttgcatatgtaggcacaatgcagggaggcgaaagggaaagcaggaagaagccccctgccactgacagtgatcagaaacccaggggggagctaagagctggggggcagggcaaaggcaccttttccgccctggccagtgatagcaggaagtaggggtggagccagcaatgggagctgggcacagtcgaagctggcagtcccgggagctaggggtcccttgcctgggcctaaagcgaagcccacgattgcggggccgctgcagctgtgggtccccgcttccggggccggacgcctcagccagaggtgttaggcctgggcaggggtggagcctgcaaccacggggagctgggggtcccctgcctaggcctgacacctctgccggaggcctcaggcctggtcaaggggctgatccggtgattggtgatcggagggtgatgagggtcaactcctctggccgaggcatcaggcctgggtggggggcggagccggggattggggggatatgatggtccccttgcccaggactgaagcctgggtcagaggcgtcaggcttgggcggggggtggagccagcgatcagagggagatgggggtcccctgcccaggcatgattcctgggccagaggcctcaggcctgggcgggggccagagccagtgatcagggggagatgggggtcccctgtccaagcctgacacctctggcggaggcatcaggcctgggcaaggggccgatcctgtgattggagggtgatgggggtcaatgcctgagggttcccagtatgtgagagggggcaggctgggctgagggacactccccccccacacacacacccagtgcacgaatttcgtgcaccgggcccctagtcctatataataaagagctaatatgcaaatggtcatcacaccctcccgctgtcatgccctcatgccatcacaccataatggctcagacactcaacactgaggagagaggaatggtgaccagccaggcacaaatgagctcacaagagaggaatggggaccagccaggctgtggcccaggagagggacaagttgCCCGCCCCTCAGTCCCGGGCGCCAGTGGCTGTGCCTGCGCCTGCTGCCCAGAAGACGGACAAACTGTTcaccccatggtcccaggcaccagtgcctgtgcctgcggcccgggagagggacaagctgcccaccccatgGTCCCGGGCTCCAGTGCCTGTGGCCCGGGCAAAGCTGCtcacccatggtcccctgcagctgcagctggccTGGGCGAAGCCGTCCcggatcctgggtgcctgcggccagccagagggagggaagcctgggtcctgggtgactgcgaccagctggaggagggaatcctgggtcctgggtgcagggcgaggcagaggcaattaggggtgatcagaccagcaggggagcagttaggggtgatcaggccagtaggggagcagttaggggcgatcaggcaggcaaggaggcagaggtggttaggggcgatcaggcaggcaggcaagcagttaggagccagcagtccggattgcaagaggtagttggacatcccccaaggggtcccggattggaaaaggtgcaggctgggctgagggacccccccccccaatgcacgaatttcatgcactgggcctctagtcagactATAAAGCATGGAGCCTCCTGTGCAAACCAAGAACCCAGTGTAGATCACACTCAGGGAAATGAGCAGAGCTGGAATCATTGATAGTAAAATGTGCTTTATTCTCACATTTTGACATCTCTGAAATTGAGGTGTATCTTACCAACAATGGCTGTCATGGTTTGATTCgtagtttctttctttcacatAAAGTAATAGTGTGTCTTGTAATCCATTTTGTCTGGATTTAATAAAACACGCTATCTGTCTGCAAAGGGACAAATGAGAGTAAATCTAGCTCTGAAATCAGGGAACAGGCAGAGAAGAGCTGAGCCAGTGTGTGAGCTGAAATAAGGCCTGGGAATTTAAGTCAAGGAGGAAGGCTGCAGTTGATGACGTGTGCGGTAGAAGGACATCTGGCCTCTGGCCCGGGCGCCATGCCTGGTGGATGGCAGGTGCTCCTTCAGTGCTTATTGAGGTGAACTCAATTCAGCTCAATTGTTCTGGAGGAGCCAGAGCTGAAGCCAGGCACTTGAGAAAGCTGACAGACTAGTGTGGGCAGTGCCAGGTCTGGAAATCAGCCTTCTGATAATAGAGTTGGATCATATACTTAGCAGAGCTGTCTGACCTTTGTTCCCTTGGGGACTGAGGAGGAAAACCAAAATTTGTGTCATCTGTACTATCTTTTACCCTTATGCTTTCACTTGATAGTAAATATAGCTCTTATTTTGTTCTGTGATGTGTCTGGAGGCctgagggaaataaaaaaaaaagaaaaaaagaattgtgcGTCTTAAGACAGTGCCAAAGGAAGCAGAGAAGCCTCCAGGATGGTGGCGGCACTGACTTAGCGACCTGGAGGTTAGGAAGGGAACATGGAACCACAGAGACTGATTGCCAAGACCCTCATTCATTCACAGCCAGAACATGGGGAGATGAATGGCTGAGGGGCAGTGGAATGGCAGTAACAGTGGAGTCTGTTGAGCTCAAGAGAAGAGGGGCCTGACCTGGTTTCTTCTCAGCTGTATCTCCAGCAccaagaacagtgcctggcacacagggcaCTCAATAAACATCTATCCTTGTTGTACAGATTCTGTCTTCCCTGCACAACCCCACCAGAATGGCTGCTTTTGGACACACATTCCCCTTCTATGCTGGCCCCAAGCCAACCTTCCCAATGGACACCACCTTggccatcatcatcaccatctttcTTACTGCACTTGTCACTTTCATCATCATTCTGCCTGGCATTCGGGGCAAAACGGTAAGAAACAAGCCCAGCCTTGGGGACCATGGTCCCAGAGAAACCTTGCCTTGAGGTGAGGGGGCCATACTCTCTCACTATAACTAGACTCAGGAAACAGGCTTCAGTCCTGAGAAAGCACCCccgtcccgtcccccccccccccccgccgcagcAGAGAGCTTCCCCACTCACTGATTCAACAGAtgattattgagcacctattatgtgcctgCCAGGCACTCTGGTCTCCATCCACAGAGTAATCCCAAGGCTGGAAAGAGGAAGGGTGGACTTGGGAGGAGGGTGCTCCTTCCTAAACCCACCCATCCTGTTATGGCTCAGAGGCTGTTCTGGCTGTTTCGGGTGGTGACCAGCTTATTCATCGGGGCTGTGATCCTGGGTGAGTGTGAAGCACAGCTGCCTCAGGCGGTGCCTCCGTCCCATCCGGTCCCCTCAGCAGCTGGTCTGGCGTCTCCTTGTTTCCTCAGGGCAGCCTCTGCTTCAGGGTGGTCTTCCacaccctgcccacctgcctccctcaTTCTGGCCATATCCCCTCCCTTTTACCTCTGCTCAGAGGGGTCTGGGCCCTGGGTAACCATCCTGGACACATCTCTCCAACCTTCATAACATTTTTATTCAGAGGAAAGCAGATCAAAATGAATGTCTGTGGGGAGAAGGCCTTTGGATACTggagggaggaaatgggggaaGGCCTGCTTGCTTTGCTTGGAGAATTAGGCAGGTAGGAGAGATGAAGTCTCAAAGTTGAAACTGTGTTTGCCCAACATGGTTTATTACATTAATGTCTTCCTCCCCCAGCTGCTTGAGTAGCTCTCTCTaaacaggaagagaaagggaaggagggataaGAGGAGCATGACCAAGGGAAGTCTAGGATTCATTTCACACATTATTGGCAAACCAACCATGAGCCAGACCATAGGCTAGTTAATGAATATACAAATATGAGCAAAACAGACATGGTCCCCTTGTGGCTCTCCCTCTGACTCTAACTCAGCAATGCCCGCAACTCCCTGAGTTCCCATATGTCCAACTCCCCAACCCCAGCTGTGAATTTCAGTTCTGAGTGGTCTGTGGGCCAGGTCAGCACCAACACATCATACAAGGCCTTCAGTTCCCAGTGGATCAGCGCTGATGTTGGGCTCCATGTTGGGCTGAGAGGAGTCAACATCACACTCACAGGTAAGGAAGGGCTCTTGCCGCTGAGGGAAGAGAAAGCTCTGCTCTGTGTCTTTGGGCTCTAGTTTGGTGTGGTCTAAAGAGCTACAAGGTTGGGGGATGGTAGGAGGGGAAATTCCCAGGCCTTGGAAGCTGCCTTTTCTCCATTGAGACCAGCTCCTATCCCTCTGCCCATTGTGGTGAGCCCCTTACCCGGACAAATGCCCCACTCTGGCCCTTGGGTCCCTGCTGAGCACAGCTGCCCCATTTCCCAGGGACCCCAGTGCAGCAGCTGAATGAGACTATCAAGTACAACGAGGAGTTCACCTGGCGCCTAGGGGAGAACTATGCTGAGGAGTATGCAAGAGCCCTGGAGAAGGGACTGCCAGACCCCGTGCTCTACCTGGCTGAGAAGTTCACCCCGACCAGCCCATGTGGCCTGCATGGCCAGTACCGCCTGGCGGGACACTACACCTCGGCCATTCTGTGGTGAGGTTGGGATGGAGGCCCTATTGCTCTAGACCCAGGAACAGGGTTTCTAGCcatcttctcccccacccccacccccacccccacccccctcctaaTATTGCAGTTCCTATGAGTAAGGTGATGTCAGACACCACAGTACTCTGTTGGGAATCCCAAAGCAGAAATCCCTACCTCACATCTTTCGGGTACCCTTGGGTCCCTGAGCCTCCACCTGGAGCCCGCCAGGTAGAGGTGCCTGGGCCAGCCTTCACAGGGTCCTGGTTTTCCAGGGTGGCATTcctctgctggctgctggccaacGTGATGCTGTCCATGCCTGTGCTGGTCTATGGTTGCCACATGCTGCTTGCCACGGGCATCTTCCAGCTGTCGGGACTGATCTTCTTCTCCATGGCCGCGCCACTCATCCCACCCTGTCCTCTGCGCATGGGCACTGCTATGCTGCACTTTCACCGTGGACCTGCCTTCTGGATCACGCTGAGCACAGGTGAGGATCAGCCCCGAAGACAGGCACTTGGAGAgctcggggccagggagggagtaTCAGGGACCATTATTTTAGGGGGCGGGGGGTTGAGGGTCTGGGAGCCAGGGTGCCTTTCCCTTCTTTAAAGCCCCATTCCTCTTATATCCCTCATCTCTGGGTTTTCTCTCCCCAGTTCCACTTCCCCTCTATTTTTGTATATGACTACTTCCCtatgtcttct containing:
- the DUOX2 gene encoding dual oxidase 2 isoform X3, producing MAAFGHTFPFYAGPKPTFPMDTTLAIIITIFLTALVTFIIILPGIRGKTRLFWLFRVVTSLFIGAVILAVNFSSEWSVGQVSTNTSYKAFSSQWISADVGLHVGLRGVNITLTGTPVQQLNETIKYNEEFTWRLGENYAEEYARALEKGLPDPVLYLAEKFTPTSPCGLHGQYRLAGHYTSAILWVAFLCWLLANVMLSMPVLVYGCHMLLATGIFQLSGLIFFSMAAPLIPPCPLRMGTAMLHFHRGPAFWITLSTGLLCVLLGLAMVVAHRMKPHRLKAFFNQSVGENPGLEWNPEEGGLLSPHYRSTAESPEPQDIPLSEASSQACCKEEQPRMPDPDP